From a region of the Paenibacillus segetis genome:
- a CDS encoding chemotaxis protein CheW produces MGAEIKVIVFKLGHEEYGIEVDKVQTIERMMPITRVPKTLTFVKGVINLRGVVIPVIDLRGRFGIAEAEHTDQTRIIIVTANEMEVGFIVDSANDVIDLNTDIIDSPPDVVGGIKAKYLHGVARISETRLLVMLNLSEVLNRSEIIQLESLEG; encoded by the coding sequence GTGGGAGCTGAAATTAAAGTTATCGTTTTTAAATTAGGACATGAGGAATACGGAATCGAAGTAGATAAGGTACAAACAATTGAACGTATGATGCCAATTACTCGCGTTCCCAAAACGTTGACATTCGTGAAAGGAGTAATTAATCTCCGGGGCGTTGTCATTCCAGTCATTGATCTGCGTGGTCGATTCGGTATTGCTGAAGCTGAACATACGGATCAGACTCGAATCATCATTGTTACAGCAAACGAAATGGAAGTTGGTTTCATAGTTGATTCTGCAAACGACGTTATTGATCTCAATACGGACATTATTGATTCACCACCAGACGTTGTTGGAGGAATCAAAGCTAAGTACTTGCATGGCGTTGCACGTATTTCAGAAACGCGGCTGCTAGTCATGTTGAATCTATCCGAGGTGCTTAATCGGAGTGAAATCATTCAACTGGAAAGCTTAGAGGGATAA
- a CDS encoding chemotaxis protein CheC, with product MDVLKEVGNIGAGNAATALSRILDKPIDMAVPNVQMLPFEAITDRVGGAENIVLAVYFRVEGDAPGNLFFILSPEAAKKLLHYLAGLEMGTEDEFSEMEWSALAEIGNILAGSYLSSLADFTSLSLIPTVPALAMDMAGAILGYGLLQFGEMGDSALVIDTTFIEGQYAVEGQFFLIPDPESFDKIFIALGVPMNHD from the coding sequence ATGGATGTACTGAAGGAAGTCGGTAATATAGGAGCTGGTAATGCCGCGACAGCTCTTTCAAGAATTCTTGATAAGCCGATCGATATGGCTGTTCCTAACGTACAAATGTTACCGTTTGAAGCAATTACAGACCGTGTGGGTGGGGCTGAGAATATTGTACTCGCTGTATATTTCCGTGTTGAAGGCGATGCACCGGGGAATCTTTTCTTCATCCTCAGTCCAGAAGCGGCTAAGAAGTTGCTTCATTATTTGGCCGGATTGGAGATGGGCACTGAGGATGAATTCTCTGAAATGGAATGGTCAGCACTTGCTGAAATTGGCAATATTCTCGCAGGATCCTACTTATCTTCATTGGCCGATTTTACTTCACTCTCGTTGATCCCCACCGTTCCTGCACTGGCCATGGATATGGCGGGGGCGATACTAGGGTACGGACTTTTACAGTTTGGCGAAATGGGGGATTCCGCTCTAGTGATTGATACAACATTTATCGAGGGTCAGTATGCAGTGGAAGGACAGTTTTTCCTTATTCCCGATCCAGAATCTTTTGACAAAATCTTCATTGCTCTGGGAGTGCCTATGAATCATGATTGA
- a CDS encoding chemotaxis protein CheD: protein MIDEQRIVKVGMAELNIITGHGLIRTTGLGSCVGLTLFDPHTKVAGLAHVMLPTSDIAREGVLNVAKYADTAVPTLLDQLISNGAVKSRIVAKMAGGSQMFTFAGTGDSMRIGPRNVESCKIKLSELGIPLIAEDTGGNYGRTIELNCETGILFIRSVQKGVKEL, encoded by the coding sequence ATGATTGATGAACAGCGGATTGTAAAGGTCGGCATGGCCGAGTTAAACATTATTACTGGGCATGGATTGATTCGCACAACTGGACTCGGATCTTGCGTGGGATTGACTCTTTTTGATCCGCATACTAAAGTGGCTGGTCTAGCACACGTTATGCTCCCAACTTCAGACATCGCACGAGAAGGTGTCCTCAATGTTGCAAAGTATGCTGACACTGCTGTCCCAACGTTATTAGATCAGTTAATTAGTAACGGAGCAGTAAAGAGTCGCATTGTCGCAAAGATGGCCGGGGGTTCGCAAATGTTTACGTTTGCTGGAACTGGAGATTCCATGCGAATTGGTCCCCGGAATGTGGAATCATGCAAAATAAAACTATCCGAATTAGGCATTCCATTGATAGCGGAAGATACGGGTGGAAACTACGGTCGAACGATCGAATTGAATTGTGAAACGGGTATTTTATTTATACGCAGTGTACAAAAGGGTGTAAAGGAATTGTAG
- a CDS encoding FliA/WhiG family RNA polymerase sigma factor produces MNERKGSTLNFVELWEQWKEHGDVEAKKQLIEKHLPIVDYVSGRLAVGLPKNVSKDDLSSNGVMGLIDAVEKFDYKRGLQFETYASWRVRGAILDGLRQGDWVPRSVREKSKKLEEGYQQLEQQYLRSVTDSEMSDYLNISEREFQNLLQEVAVMTLCSLEDPIREEESETRLTLLVDEKAKNPDYKVREFYLKDSLTKGIEKLTEKERTVVSLLYYEDLSLSEIAEVMSLSPSRISQLHSKAILRLRGSLEKHRDLLMQED; encoded by the coding sequence TTGAACGAACGGAAGGGGTCAACTCTGAATTTCGTTGAGCTTTGGGAACAATGGAAAGAACATGGCGATGTAGAAGCCAAGAAACAACTTATCGAGAAGCATCTACCTATTGTCGATTACGTTTCTGGACGTCTTGCTGTAGGTCTACCAAAGAATGTGTCTAAAGATGATTTGTCCAGTAATGGAGTTATGGGACTCATTGATGCGGTCGAAAAATTCGACTATAAACGTGGTCTTCAATTTGAGACTTATGCATCATGGAGGGTTAGGGGAGCCATCTTGGATGGATTGCGACAAGGGGACTGGGTTCCCCGTTCTGTTCGAGAGAAGTCCAAAAAGCTAGAAGAAGGCTACCAACAATTGGAGCAACAATATCTTCGCTCTGTTACCGATTCGGAGATGAGCGATTATTTGAATATTAGCGAACGAGAGTTTCAAAACTTGCTGCAGGAAGTTGCAGTCATGACACTCTGCTCTTTGGAGGATCCGATACGTGAAGAAGAGTCGGAGACTAGACTTACGCTATTGGTAGACGAGAAGGCGAAGAATCCGGATTATAAAGTCCGTGAGTTCTACTTGAAAGATTCCCTAACCAAAGGCATTGAGAAGTTAACTGAAAAGGAACGTACGGTCGTTTCCCTGTTATATTATGAAGATTTATCGCTTAGTGAAATTGCGGAAGTAATGTCCCTGTCACCATCTCGAATTTCTCAACTTCATTCTAAAGCTATTTTGCGCCTTCGTGGTAGTTTGGAGAAACATCGCGATTTGCTGATGCAAGAAGACTAG